The sequence TTGCAAGTTTGAATGCACATGAGTAACTGTGACACAGACAATTAACAAATATTCTAGTTTATGTGCATAGATACTTGATTGGAGAACTTCAGTCGAGTTTAACTCTCGGTCTTGGAGGAATTTTCGTACAACTTCTTCATGGACTATGAATCATGTGTTCCAACCTTGATTGCATAGTGGACTACTTATGTTAGTCTTGTTGCTTTagttttttattcaatttttctttcacTGGTTACTTATATCGTTTTCATCAATGCAATGAAGGTGAAAATCATTCAAGAATTTTGTAAACTGTGAAGTCAATCACCAGTACACCTATGTTGGCATTGCAATCAGAATACTCTGAACAAGGCATGACGCATGTGGCAATTTCGAATGCAAATCCATCTTTACCACATTTGCATCAAAATCGGAATTCGTTGCAGGGTCCTGTGGTTATTCTTTGGGACATTGAGAACTGTCCCGTGCCGAGCGATGTGCGGCCTGAGGATGTGGCTGGTAATATCAGAATGGCCTTGCGAGTCCATCCAGTCATCGATGGAGCTATCACAATGTTTTCTGCATATGGGGATTTCAATGCCTTTCCTAGGCGATTGAGAGAAGGATTCCAGAGAACTGGTGTCAAACTCATAGACGTCCCTAATGGGCGGAAGGATGCAGCTGACAAAGCAATCTTGGTTGATATGTTCCTTTTTGCCCTCGACAATCCTCCACCATCATCCATCATGCTAATCTCAGGGGATGTTGATTTTGCTCCTGCTCTCCATATTCTTGGCCAACGAGGATACACGATAATACTCGTTATTCCTTCTGGGGTCGGTGTTTCATCTGCCCTAAGTAATGCAGGTAGGTTTGTTTGGGATTGGCCTAGTGTTGCTCGTGCGGAAGGTTTTGTGCCCCCTAAAAAGACTCAAGTTACTCCTCGTGCGGAGGTTACTAGTTTATTGATGGGATGCCATATCAATGATTATGTAGACGGGCAGAATGAAGAAGAATCAATAGTGTATCGCGGGATCTCAAAAAGCTGTTACAATTCGAGAGATTTCTCAGTGACATCACAGTGTCTTTCAGAATATTGTAGTAGTTCAGTAACAACGCCTCAAAATCCAACGACCTCCAAATCATGTAGTCTACCAAATGGTCCGAACAACATTTCAATCAGTAGTCTTACTTCTTGTGACCAGAATGACTTGACTTGGGTGCAACCAGGAGATCTAAATGGTTTGAAGGGACAACTGGTGAAGTTGCTTGAGTTGGCTGGTGGTGGTTTACCTCTAACACGTCTTCCATCAGAATACCAGAAAATTTATGGGAGGCCTCTGTATGTTTCTGAATATGGCGCTATGAAGCTCGTCAGTCTTCTCAAGAAAATGGCTGATGTGATTGCTATCGAGGGAAGAAGCCAAAAGAAGTTTGTCTGCCTGAAAAGCTCGAAATGCAAATCTTTTGGTTCTCCTCCACTGATATTGGCAAGGAGAGATATTAAGAAAGGAAAAGTGGTTCAGGAGGATAACAACCATGTTGTGATGGCTGGAGCTGGATCTTCAGATGAGTTTTCCGATGATGAGAAGGTTATTCTTGGTGAAAATGATGATGCAGTGGAAAGGGAGAAATCTAATTTGGAGATGAATGATCCTTGCCGATTTGTTGATCAAGGCCTCgacaagttcaagtatgaactCCAAGAAATTTTAGTGAGCTACTCCTGTCGAATTTTTCTTGGTTGTTTTGAGAAGATATACCAGCAACGATACAAAAGACCTCTCGATTATCAAACCTTTGGTGTGAATCGTCTTGAGGAGCTGATAGAAAAGATGGGGGACGTCGTGATGTTGCAAGAGGAACCTGCAACTAAACGGAAGTTTATTATTGCTGTTGATGGCTAGTAGAAAACTTCACTTCCCTCTTTTGGCTCGATATCGTCCCTAAGGCAGGTGGCTCCGTTGCTTCTTCCTGCTTGTCATGTTCCTCTATGTTATACccgaagttttttttttagtcGAGTCAATGCAATGAGACTCTGTATATGTTTTCCTGTCTAACTCAGTGTTGTCAAAAGTATTTAAGGTGGGACATGAGGGACGAATCATGACTAAACTGATCAACAAAAAATCTCTgtatatttattttcatatcGATTATTGATTTAGAGGATGCTCAGCTGTCCAACTATGTTTTCCCACTTGatccgcgaccactaaaacccggtagtctgtttttgtttttgtttttttttttgcatcacGAAAACCCACTGGTCGCGGACCAAGTGAAGAAACATGGTTGGGCAGTTGAAAATTCTTCTATTGATTTATACAACAAAAGATGACAGTTTCTTTTTTGCAGCTGCTTCAGTTTGGCATGAAGTAGGAAACCAGCAATGATTCTGATTTAATTTATGCTTCTGCCTCTCAACACAAACTGGAATGAATATTCTCCTACACTATTATAAATAATTCACCCAATGTACTATTATAATTCACCCAATATACTATCTTCCCAATTACCATACTGATCGCTTGATGACCATTTTTTTAAACACGAAAAATCCCATGAAATGGGTGACACCGTCAATTTCGTGACGAAGATATCTTATTCGATCcgattcataaaaatatattgtttTTTCTCTTATGGGGATATGGATTAGATCTACTTGTTTTATGGATATAGAAGCATGAGACTGTCTTACAAAAAAATTCTCTTTTTATAGAACAACAATATCATTCATCTAGATAGttttaaacaaattaattttaaaactatCATATCACTCCTATCATGCAAAACAGATTATACATTTAATATAATTGAATTGATATTTTAcagattatattatttatattcacATGATAGGTATACAAATGCAAATACTTTCAACACAattgcaagtatgtgttttTACAAGAAATCATATCAGTGGTCGCAAACTGCAATAAAAGAATTACAAAAAAATCATTGAAATCCTTGTATTAATTAAATTCTTAGATCCCCACCTACTTTCCAACTTGAAATAGCGGTCAGCAGTaccaaacttaaaaaaaaaatgtacagATTACACAAAGTAGAACATTTTCGGGCAAAATTTCAACTGTCtgaaaaactctaaatatacATCAAAAATGAAGATTATATATTCTTATTTGCTGTAATGTGACTGTCATTCAACTTATTGCTGGCCGTGTGATCCCCTTCAAGCCATGGACACTTGCAGCAAATAACTTTCTCCCAAGAATATCAAGATACATACAGTTGCTTACCCTCCGCACTTGATCTTCTTTAGTAACGCTCCGCAAATTTCGAGCGAGCAATTTCGACAACATAAAGGAAACTTATCCGCCCCTTGTCCATTCTAAGTTGGCTTAGAACCATATTCTCAACCAGAAATACACACATAACCTGAAACGTGAACCTTAAATGGAAGGAATATTGTTCGGTGACTGAGGGGGGCTCGTTTCCAAGAGGAAGGTTCGGCTGCAATAGGACCTGGATGTGCTCGAAGAAGAAGGTGGGCACTTCCCATCCCCACTGAAAAACATGTTCTTGCCTCTACTTTTCCTTCCCCTACTTCCAGTTTCTTCATCCTCCACTGCTTCGACAAAATCACCGTGTAAAGGGTCTGTACTTTCATATAAAAGTCTGAGAACTTGCTTTATTGAAGGCCTAGCCCTCCCTTCTCTTTCAGTACACCATCTGATAATTGCCACTAAGGTTTGAAGTTGATCAAAGTCGTACGCATCAGCAAGATTACGGTCCACGAGCTCGGTTATCCTCGACTCTGAAGCCAGAAACACTTGAGATGACTCAACCAAGTTCTTGTTATCTTGTATTACACGTCTTCCTGTAATTAGCTCTAATAAAACAACTCCATAACTGTAGACATCACTTTTTTCTGTTAGCTCTTGTGTCGTTACATACTCCGGATCCATATAACCtgacaatatttaaattttagtatCTCGAAACCTTACGAaagttgatatatatataacattgaatgtaatttttttaaacctGGAGTTCCTCGTATATCAGTGTTCACAGGTTCAAAGCAAATAGAACCATCTTTTGAAGCATGTGCAAGGCCAAAATCAGCAACCTGGGAAATTGATAATGCAAGTAATACCTGGATGAGTAATTTACTTGAAAGATCAAGCAAACATGAGGACATTTCAGCGTACTGCAAAAAACGACATTTAACAAAAGCATAGGATCGATGACTCAAATAAAAGCTATTAACCACCTAAACCACCGTTTCTCTAATGAGACTAGAAAACAAAAAGTTCGATCATTTCATAAAACATAAATTCTCTCAACTATTTTGATGGCATTACCTTGGCAACAAATTTTTCGTCTAATAATATATTGCTCGATTTAATATCTCTATGGCACAGAGGAGGATTGCAATAAAAGTGGAGGTATTCCTGCACAAGAAAACGTTATCACCAACAAATATGAAAGATTAAAAACTATAAAAATAAGAAACCTGTGTGGGTCAGCATAATCCCAGAATTTACCAATGCATTCGCCACATCAATAGCAATTTGAATTCTTGTACTCCAGCTCAGAGGAGTTCTACCTTGTGCTGAACACAAGCAATTAGGCACTTAGTATGTCGATCAAAAATCCTTTGCATAATATGCATTGTTGCAACACTAGACATTAAGTTTGAAAAGAAACATACTGTGAATATGATCCATTAGGCTCCCATTTCCCATAAATTCATATACAAGAAACCTGCCATCAAATATGTTACTGGCAGTATATTTCTCTGGCATTTTCAAATTGTGCAATATACTTTCTGATTCAGGATAGATGATAAATAGGGAAATATTTCAGTGTGTTACCTTTCATTTCTTTCAATAGAGAAACCCCTCAGAGCAACAAGATGACGATGGTGTAGGCGAGCAAGGAGCTCTAGTTCTCTACAAAACTCTTCGTCTGCCTGCTCCGAAACTTTGCTCATCTTCTTCACCGCTGCAACTAATCCACCTGGAAACTCAGCTTTGTACACAACTCCAAATCCCCCTTGACCAATTATGGTACTAAAGTTGTTTGTAGCCTTCTTTGTCTCTTTGTAGCTGAATTTTCTAAACATACAGGGCGGACCTTCACATAATTTGTAAGGCATTCAACAACAAAAAGATTAGGATTATATGCTTTATGAAAATCATTGTCATAGTTTTGACGCCAAAACAAGATAGAATACTCTGTGAAGAGATTAAAGCACACAGTTGAACATAGATGTTGTAAACTTATAGAGGAGAAAATGCAACAAAATACATAACTTAGTTCAGTCATAAAGGCTCATCATCCACAATATAATGCTAGATTTACAGCACAATGACCAATGGTTAAAGATTTATTGAACTCTCTTAATTTATATAACATTTATCACTTCTTTAAACAATGAAATATGTTGGAATAAATATGACAGGAAACATATGCAggagaattaaataaaatgcacaTCATCATAATCTTAATGATATCATATTTGATTCTAGAATAAATCCTTCGACTTCTAACACATACCATCCTGAAATTTTCTGGAGGATGGATGAATGGCTTTTGGGAATGTCTTATCATTCATACTAGTGCTCGCCAGCTCTTCGCTTTTTCGACGGATGAGGATAACAAAGACTACCAGCATCACCACGGCTAATATTGATACTGCAATACCTATGGCAGGAATGAGTGTAATGTGGTAGGGACGAACTTTTTCCTTAAAAGGTGCTATCAAGGAAAGCTGAGTCGGACTAGCAGCAATTGGTGGAGTTGGAGATCCCTGAGGGGGCAGCAAAGTAGCAGCTGACCCTAAAATTGGAAGAAAAAATTACAAGGAAACTAAACAAAGTATATGAACTTTTCATCAAAGTAGGCAAAAAAGTAAGGACCTATCTCCCAATTTTCATACCTGGAGACGTTAGAAGCCCTTGCACTCCAAAGAAACAACTTGCAATGTCAATTGTTGACATATGATCAAGTTGGCTTGCAATTGCAATAAAAGATGCATCCCTACAAGTACTCAATGTCACATTATCTACTGGCCCCAGAAGATTCCGAAGATATATAATACCGGCATTCAAACACTTTCTACAAGTATTGTCCTCTGACAAAGGCACCTTGCAGTTTTCCATAACATCACTAAACTTTGGAGTCAGCAACATTTGTGAAACATTTGATAGACCTTGGCAGTCGTAATTAACAGGTATTTTTGTCCCGAAGCCACAGGTAACTATAGCATTTCTTGATACTCCATTTATTTGAAAAGTTTTAGATATGTCACGGAGGCAGATATCAGATAAATCCGAAGTTACTCCCAAGTTACTTGTTGAATTTGCATATTGAGAAACGGAAACAGCAATTACTGCATTAATGTATCGGCAACACTTTCCTCTGTCATCTTGGTTGGAGCACAGGGAGGCAGCTAGTGTAAAATTAGATGAACTCAAGTCCAAGGGGCACTCTGCAAGCATTTGAGAAGAAACAAAACCATATGGCGATCAGGCAATGATTTTCAAGAAAGTTGGTAGATCTTCAAAACAATAACAGATAAGTTTCATAGCTTAAAGCATTATTGAATCTCATAAAAAAATACAGCAACATTGTGATCACGTTAAATAATTTACATCAATATATTTCAAAACATGGACATGCTACTCGCACTTGAAACTCCTCGACAATGCTACGATTCGATAATGACATTCACTCAATAACACCTTGCCTTTATTTAAGCATCATCTCCTCAGAGAACTTGAAAATACAAAAAGGAGGGATAAAAACATGAAGGCAGAAGCTGGGACGGTGGCAAAATAGGTGACATATAATGACAAACTTTTCTTGGGAAATTTTTTATCCACGATATTTATCTTTACTTGGGAAATGTAATGGTCATGAATACCTGATATGGTAGTTTTCATTATTATAAAAGGAAATGGTGATTCTCTACCGAAAAAAGCCAAACAAAATAACAACACCAGGAAAGCTTTGATTACATAAAAAGCATAACCCGTCCTCTCACATTTAAACCAAACGAAGTAAAAGTAATGAAGAAAATAAACAAAGGAAATGGAAAATCATTCTAGTATTGCCATATTTTGTCATTTGCAATTTGTGCTTTCAGTATCGAGAAATAGCAAGATTTAACTAACTTTCGAGCTGCCTCCGTTCAAACACACCCATGTTCAATTCTAATTCATGAATCACGCATGCATACAACACAGGCATGTATTTTCATCAAACAAATTAAAAGCAAGCCCGGCATTACAAATCCCCCAAAATAAAGCACAATGCAAATGCAAATAAACTGAGAAACCAACTAAAGATCGAAACTTGACTAGATTTACAGTAAACCCACATCACAAAACACTCAAATCATTCACCAATCACTACGAGACACGGAGGGACTCACCAAGAACAGCAGCAGCCATGGTTGCATAAAGCCGCATTTCAAGGAAGACCAGAGCTAGCATTAGACCCAGAAATGCCTCCTGTCTGCGCGATTCCATGGCCAAAAAAAGCGGGCCAGCGAAGAGAGATTGAAGAGTGAAGCTTCAGCACCGACGTAGTCTAGTGCATTGAGTGAAGAAtctgcggtgaatccttgaagcAGACAGGGTGGAGTGGGAGTGGGGTATGAGATTCTGGAAATGGAAAATGGAACTGTCAGCGGAATTTGACTACTTTCCTTTTTACTTCTTAATTTGCACTTGAACACCTTTTTAATTAATACTCCTAATTAAACCAGCGGATGATTTATAGCCATTTGAAATTGAGCAACTTGTATTCACACGAATACAGGATGGAACTTCATAAAATTAATTCGTGACATGATTTTGtaaaagttattttatttgaaattatgatCATAGGCGAGATTTGAGATTTGGGATCTCTACTTtgttatttatgaatttttcttccataaaaaataataaatatttctaATGTTCATTTTCTCTGGAATATGCATGTATTAAGATTTaggatgccatttggtttgttTATAGATAAAAATTGGCTAATTTatcctttttttttattatttatcaaaTTACAAGTCAAGTGAAACCACAGATTATATCATACAAGTTTAACATATTGAAATATAAGTACTCTTGTAAGTAAATTAATTATCCCCGAAGAAACTATGGTATCATCTGCTTCATGTAattataaaataagaaaatttatGGTATTTATTGCAGACGATTTtaacttgatttatttaaaatacataattcgaatataaaattttgtatcaTAGTTATATTGATGTTTGACctataaattaatttatgtcattaatttatcatttaatcAATTAAGAATTTTAGTTAAAAAAAGTTCGATATATTAAAGTTCAAGAAGACTACAGGAACTACGAAGAATTGGTCAACAACTTCCAAGACCCACAATGCAAGTAGTGAGATGGTGAAGTTGGGCATTTGGGGAACCGGATCGACTCTCAAGGAATCAAGTAGAGAAAGAAGAGAAGATTAAGTCAAAACAGTTACAATTAGTGGAATGATGGAGTTGAGCACTCGGGAACCTTCGGCACTCAGGGAACCAGCTCGAGGAACCAAGCGGATAAATAAGAAATGACCAAGTCAAAGCAGTTAAGAGTTAGTGGGGCTGTTGGTGGGGTGGTTAGTCCTACAAGAAGTGGGATAATGAAGTTGAGCAGTTGAGAAACTGACTCGGGAACCAATATATAAAAAGGGCATCCATGCATAAATCAAAAGATCAACAATCAATCACACAAATCCATAACAACTCCAAAAGTTGTCATCGATTTTACGGTACTTTTTCTGCAAATTTTCatacttttatttttgtttcatgtTTTCATAAATTTCCGGTGTACATTTTAGTTCATATTGTTGAGTTCCTCGAACATTCCAGCACCatgtatttatgtttttatggcAAATCTTTGTCATTCTGAATTTTTCAGTAGCATAGTTAGGGTTTTTATGGCTATTAAGAATTTTTCTTCACAATTTCTTATGTTCTTTGACGTTTAACCGATGGAATTGAGACCGACGATGAAATCGGAGCTCACATTCGCTTGATTTTAAAAGTTAGATTATATTGTTCATTTTATTTCATTTCGGCACTCACATGTTTGGCACGCCTGCAACTCACacaaaattcgccaatttttaTGTGCGAACAATTGATAATTGATTTTTGTTCAAAAGTACATTGATAATTGATTTTACTCGAACTAGTTTGCAATTTTCATCTAAAACCTGGGCAAATTTATTATTTCAACGTCGTTCATTTTCTCAACAACCCTAATTTGCATATGTTTatctttttttatattaaaaaatagctTTGATTGCACTTAAGTAGAATATTGAAAATGTGaccaatttatttttaaaaaaaaaagaaaagaaaagaaaagaaaatgtgACTACTTTAATACAAAATTGGCAATCAAGATAATTCCAAGAAACAGCAAGTCCCTCGTAATATTCTGAGGTACCACAGTTTTGGTGTTATCCATTGTGCCATAATGCAATAATGGTGGGGTAATTAAATTAACCGAATGAGTGAAATTGACCTTTTTCCAACCACAAATAGTGATGGCAATGGGGGCGGGTCTAAACCCGCCCCGCATCAAACCCGTCTAGACGGGGTGGGTCTAGACTCGTCTAAGCGGATCCATAAGTGGGTTTAGGGCGGTCTCGAATTTGGCCAAACCCGCCTCGGACTCGTCCCGCcaaagtattatatatatatatttttaaaatattcatgtatatatataaatataaaatatatatgtaatattaaaaatatataattatattattatactaaataattaatagtttATCTATAATTTGAATGTGTAATATTATTAGattgaaataaatttattttattatgatatgtttagtataaaaataaatcattataatgttttttaactaataaatattaattaattacaagttaataaatttaaacttgtgagaataatttcttttttgtcttaaatattataaatatatatttgaaattaaatttgtaaatttttaaactttttatttttttattttaataattttaaaattatttaatttatgacgggtccaacgggtctaacccggaTTGGACCCACCGAGTtcgcggggcggggcgggtccAAAGGAAGGAGGGGCGGGCCCCAAGTTTAGCTAAACCCGCCCCAAACCCGCCCCGTTGCCATCCCTAACCACAAATATTATAACTTGTAACTTGTTTTAGATTACTCAAGTATGTGCATGCAGTTTCTCCGTAAATTTTGGTACGGTTTTCAAgagtttattttaaatatttttaattttacattaagtgaaatatttgaaaattgtaTGAAGAAacaaataacttatttttaatgttCTCGAACTTCTAGTCAATGAaatgtttaaaaattatatttgaaatCAAAATGCGAATACTAATAGATTGTCGTAAAACATAATCCTTGTATATATCGGATGAAAAATATGATCGTTATAAATCATACACATTAAATAAAATTGATGCCTCTAAAAATATACGGATTTGATCCGACCCGAACCCAATAACTCATGTTCTTGGAAGGGTACTTTGAAGCCATCAAAACCTATTGTGTGAAGAGCCCAAGTTGGAATAAGTCCAGAACGGTGGTTCGAGTTTCAAGCCCTGGCCATAGAGGCCCATGGGGCCGAACCCTATCTGGGTGTAGTAAAGGCTTGACTTGGGCCTAATACAGAGTTCAAGCTGAATAGACCCCAGGCAGCGTAAACATTTTCAGGCTATAGCTGCTGAGCATAATGGGTCGAGCTAGGCCCGACCCGGGCCCAACATCTAGAAGGTTCGATCATCGGAAATATCTGAGGATCTTTAACAGATAAGGATGAGATCTAACAAATCTGTGATTTGATATGGTTTGTAGGTCGGTTCAGAAGTCCTAATTGTCATGGCAACTGAGTTCTACCCTTACATGAACTCTACTTCAACAAGGTAACCTACCCCTCCAGCCCCTATAATACAGgtattatttatgattttattcatTCACTTTTTGCTCACACATTCACGCACGTATATTCTCTTGCTCTTACTTTTGTCATGCTCTTTGTCTTTCGAGCACTGACTTCAGCATCTGAAGGATCACGCCGAAAATACCTTCGACGCCCCCTAAGGAAGTTTTTATCTGTGCAGAAAATCGTCgttcccgacccgacctgaccCAACCCGATttgttgaagatttgaagatccgCTCTACCAGACcaaacccgaggtaaaattttgGTACATGGTCACAAGGAGAGGAAATTCCTAGGGTACATGGTCACAAGGAGAATAATCGAAGCTAACCCGGAGAAAGTCCAAGTCATTATCTCCATGGGATCTCCCAGGAATATTCAA comes from Henckelia pumila isolate YLH828 chromosome 4, ASM3356847v2, whole genome shotgun sequence and encodes:
- the LOC140864875 gene encoding uncharacterized protein, with the translated sequence MLALQSEYSEQGMTHVAISNANPSLPHLHQNRNSLQGPVVILWDIENCPVPSDVRPEDVAGNIRMALRVHPVIDGAITMFSAYGDFNAFPRRLREGFQRTGVKLIDVPNGRKDAADKAILVDMFLFALDNPPPSSIMLISGDVDFAPALHILGQRGYTIILVIPSGVGVSSALSNAGRFVWDWPSVARAEGFVPPKKTQVTPRAEVTSLLMGCHINDYVDGQNEEESIVYRGISKSCYNSRDFSVTSQCLSEYCSSSVTTPQNPTTSKSCSLPNGPNNISISSLTSCDQNDLTWVQPGDLNGLKGQLVKLLELAGGGLPLTRLPSEYQKIYGRPLYVSEYGAMKLVSLLKKMADVIAIEGRSQKKFVCLKSSKCKSFGSPPLILARRDIKKGKVVQEDNNHVVMAGAGSSDEFSDDEKVILGENDDAVEREKSNLEMNDPCRFVDQGLDKFKYELQEILVSYSCRIFLGCFEKIYQQRYKRPLDYQTFGVNRLEELIEKMGDVVMLQEEPATKRKFIIAVDG
- the LOC140859847 gene encoding probable receptor-like protein kinase At1g49730 yields the protein MESRRQEAFLGLMLALVFLEMRLYATMAAAVLECPLDLSSSNFTLAASLCSNQDDRGKCCRYINAVIAVSVSQYANSTSNLGVTSDLSDICLRDISKTFQINGVSRNAIVTCGFGTKIPVNYDCQGLSNVSQMLLTPKFSDVMENCKVPLSEDNTCRKCLNAGIIYLRNLLGPVDNVTLSTCRDASFIAIASQLDHMSTIDIASCFFGVQGLLTSPGSAATLLPPQGSPTPPIAASPTQLSLIAPFKEKVRPYHITLIPAIGIAVSILAVVMLVVFVILIRRKSEELASTSMNDKTFPKAIHPSSRKFQDGPPCMFRKFSYKETKKATNNFSTIIGQGGFGVVYKAEFPGGLVAAVKKMSKVSEQADEEFCRELELLARLHHRHLVALRGFSIERNERFLVYEFMGNGSLMDHIHTQGRTPLSWSTRIQIAIDVANALEYLHFYCNPPLCHRDIKSSNILLDEKFVAKVADFGLAHASKDGSICFEPVNTDIRGTPGYMDPEYVTTQELTEKSDVYSYGVVLLELITGRRVIQDNKNLVESSQVFLASESRITELVDRNLADAYDFDQLQTLVAIIRWCTEREGRARPSIKQVLRLLYESTDPLHGDFVEAVEDEETGSRGRKSRGKNMFFSGDGKCPPSSSSTSRSYCSRTFLLETSPPQSPNNIPSI